The Candidatus Nomurabacteria bacterium DNA window TCGCTTGGAGCAAGGAAAGGGTAAGGCGATCATCGATGAGGAGGAGAAGGAAATAGTGGCCGATGATGCTCTAGTTATCCCAGCTGGCACTTGGCACAATATCATGAATACCGGTGAGGAGGATATAAAGCTCTATACGCTCTATACCCCACCGGAACACAAATTCGATACAGTGCAGCCAAGTAAAACTGACGAAGTGGAAGATCACTTCGATGGTGTGACTAATCTCGCAAAAGACACCTAGTGCTGTTTGTGTAAGCGACCGTCCTGTAGCTGATAAATTTCATCAGCCTGCTTCGCTACCTCGGTATCATGCGTCACGATAATAATTGTTGTGTGCTCTGTTTTAGCTAGATGATGCAACAATTCAATAATCGTTTTTGCTGTTTGAGTGTCTAAATTTCCGGTCGGCTCATCAGCTAAAATAAGTTTTGGCTGATTTGCTAGAGCGCGGGCAATTGCTACGCGTTGCTGTTCACCTCCCGAAAGCTTTCCAGGGCGACGCGTGAGCTTATCTTTTGTTAGGCCTACTTGTGAGAGTAGGTGAGTTGCTCGTTTTTTTCTTTCCTCGCTACTTATCTTATTAAATTCCATTGGCAGCATGACATTTTCCAGGGCCGTAAGATTTGGGATAAGGTTGTAGCTTTGAAAAATAAATCCAATAGTTGATCGCCGGTAGCGAAGGAGTTCCTGACCGCTGAATTTGGTTACCTCGTCATGCTCTACTGCAATACTACCTTCATCAGCCTGATCAAGCGTACCAAGCAGTGCAAGAAGCG harbors:
- a CDS encoding ABC transporter ATP-binding protein, giving the protein MLKVDKLSKTFTSGNNSVHAVRDVAFTLDSGKLAAIVGKSGSGKSTLLALLGTLDQADEGSIAVEHDEVTKFSGQELLRYRRSTIGFIFQSYNLIPNLTALENVMLPMEFNKISSEERKKRATHLLSQVGLTKDKLTRRPGKLSGGEQQRVAIARALANQPKLILADEPTGNLDTQTAKTIIELLHHLAKTEHTTIIIVTHDTEVAKQADEIYQLQDGRLHKQH
- a CDS encoding cupin domain-containing protein; amino-acid sequence: MRGFLINIEEATLQNTDYRRVLYTTYNSQLVLMSLKPGEEIGSERHGLDQFIRLEQGKGKAIIDEEEKEIVADDALVIPAGTWHNIMNTGEEDIKLYTLYTPPEHKFDTVQPSKTDEVEDHFDGVTNLAKDT